From one Pedobacter faecalis genomic stretch:
- a CDS encoding peptidoglycan-binding protein produces MATAKFLLAFFCFALAGRPGMPGGSMLGKGSFEVAAPHTRAGYWLGERFYGSFTPLSKPHVADAQQRKRVVEIACGELWVREASGKNDGPRVEGYLASAGLKKGQPWCAAFVSWVFKQAGHAQPRTGWSPALFPAARLAKAAAPGNVFGIYFPALKRVAHCGLVTDRRESWIGTVEGNTNASGGREGDGVYRRLRHVRTVHCYADWIAAPRNGKGGGRWRILRGLYRRSRMI; encoded by the coding sequence ATGGCAACAGCTAAGTTTCTTCTGGCTTTCTTTTGCTTTGCTCTTGCTGGCAGGCCTGGGATGCCTGGCGGTAGTATGCTAGGCAAAGGCTCTTTTGAAGTCGCCGCGCCGCATACAAGGGCGGGCTACTGGCTGGGCGAGCGTTTTTATGGCAGTTTTACGCCTTTGAGCAAGCCGCATGTTGCCGACGCGCAACAACGCAAGCGTGTGGTGGAGATAGCCTGCGGGGAGCTTTGGGTGCGGGAGGCTTCGGGCAAAAATGACGGACCGCGTGTAGAGGGCTATCTGGCTTCGGCGGGCCTGAAGAAGGGACAGCCCTGGTGCGCGGCTTTTGTTTCCTGGGTGTTTAAACAAGCAGGGCATGCCCAGCCCCGAACGGGCTGGTCGCCCGCCCTCTTTCCTGCCGCGCGACTAGCCAAGGCAGCGGCACCGGGCAATGTGTTTGGGATCTATTTCCCAGCGTTGAAGCGTGTGGCGCATTGCGGTTTGGTTACCGACCGCCGCGAGTCCTGGATTGGTACGGTGGAAGGCAACACGAACGCTTCGGGCGGCAGGGAGGGCGATGGGGTGTATCGCCGCCTCCGGCATGTGCGCACGGTGCATTGCTATGCCGATTGGATAGCTGCTCCGCGAAATGGAAAGGGAGGTGGAAGATGGAGAATTTTACGTGGCTTATACCGACGTTCACGTATGATATAA